One Punica granatum isolate Tunisia-2019 chromosome 3, ASM765513v2, whole genome shotgun sequence genomic window carries:
- the LOC116199225 gene encoding vacuolar protein sorting-associated protein 41 homolog isoform X1: protein MQMAPLPSENGIDGDDEREDEEEEEEEEEEEEEEEEEEEEEEEEPRLKYQRMGGSIPSLLSNDAASCIAVAERMIALGTHDGTVHILDFLGNQVKEFAAHSATVNDLSFDIEGEYIGSCSDDGSVVINGLFIEERMKFDYHRPMKAIALDPEYSRKASRRFVTGGLAGHLDFNSKKWLGYRDQVLHSGEGPIHTVKWRTSLIAWANDAGVKVYDTANDQRITFIERPRGSPRPELLLPHLVWQDDTLLVIGWGTSVKIASIRTNTQNGANGTYSRIPVSSMNQVDIVASFQTSYYISGIAPFGDSLVVLAYIPGEEDGEKDFSSSLPSRQQGNAQRPEVRVVTWNNDELATDALPVLGFEHYKAKDYSLAHAPFSGSSYAGGQWAAGDEPLYYIVSPKDVVIAKPRDAEDHISWLLQHGWHEKALAAVEAGQGRSELLDEVGSRYLDHLIVERKYAEAASLCPKLLRGSASAWERWVFHFAHLRQLPVLVPYIPTENPRLRDTAYEVALVALATNPSFHKELLSTVKSWPSTIYSALPVISAIEPQLNTSSMTDALKEALAELYVIDGQYEKAFSLYADLMKPDIFDFIEKHDLQDAIREKVVQLMMLDPKRAVPLFIQNRDLITPSEVVLQLMSAQDKCDSRYFLHLYLHVLFEVNPHAGRDFQDMQVELYADCDPKMLLPFLRSSQHYTLEKAYDICVKRDLVKEQVFILGRMGNSKQALAVIINNLGDIEEAVEFVTMQHDDDLWEELIKQCLNKPEMVGMLLEHTVGNLDPLYIVNMVPNGLEIPKLRDRLVKIITDYRTETSLRHGCNDILKADCVNLLVKYYKEARHGVYLSSEEGEARAKRDDHRASSQDTVKPLTLKNSEVKSRTRGPARCCICFDPFSIQGLSVVVFFCCHAYHEACLLDSLYTIDSKKGSKDGSSQRTMSDYGYDDGNDEEDEDEDESATNRMRCILCTTAAS, encoded by the exons ATGCAGATGGCTCCCCTCCCGTCGGAGAACGGCATAGACGGTGACGACGAGCGGGAagacgaggaggaggaagaggaagaggaagaggaagaagaagaggaggaggaggaggaggaggaagaagaagaggagccGAGGCTCAAGTACCAGAGAATGGGAGGCAGCATACCTTCCCTGCTCTCCAACGACGCCGCCTCCTGTATTGCCGTTGCCGAGCGCATGATCGCGCTCGGCACTCACGACGGCACCGTCCACATCCTCGATTTCCTTGGCAATCAG GTGAAAGAATTTGCCGCTCATTCTGCCACTGTCAACGATCTTAGCTTCGACATAGAAGGCGAGTACATCGGGAGCTGTTCTGATGATGGGTCTGTAGTGATAAACGGCCTTTTCATTGAGGAGCGGATGAAGTTTGATTATCATCGACCTATGAAAGCTATTGCTTTGGACCCTGAATATTCCAGAAAAGCATCTCGACGATTTGTGACTGGTGGTTTGGCTGGCCATTTGGATTTTAACTCGAAGAAATGGCTAGGGTATCGGGACCAG GTTTTACATTCTGGTGAAGGTCCAATACATACGGTGAAGTGGAGGACTAGTTTAATTGCTTGGGCCAATGATGCTGGTGTCAAAGTTTATGATACGGCAAACGATCAGCGTATCACATTTATCGAAAGACCGAGAGGAAGCCCAAGGCCGGAGCTTCTCCTCCCACATTTAGTTTGGCAG GATGACACACTGTTGGTCATTGGCTGGGGTACATCTGTGAAAATTGCATCCATTAGGACCAATACACAGAATGGGGCCAATGGGACCTACAGCCGCATTCCTGTCTCCAGCATGAACCAGGTGGATATCGTGGCATCGTTTCAAACAAGCTATTACATTTCAGGAATTGCTCCCTTTGGTGACTCTTTGGTTGTTCTAGCTTACATTCCTGGTGAAGAAGATGGGGAGAAGGACTTCAGCAGTAGCCTCCCATCTAGGCAG CAGGGAAATGCACAGAGGCCGGAGGTGCGTGTAGTAACTTGGAACAATGATGAACTTGCTACAGATGCGCTTCCTgtgcttggttttgagcatTACAAGGCAAAGGATTATTCGCTTGCTCATGCTCCTTTTTCAG GTAGCAGTTATGCTGGGGGCCAGTGGGCTGCTGGTGATGAGCCACTGTACTATATTGTATCTCCCAAAGATGTAGTTATTGCAAAACCAAG GGATGCTGAAGATCATATCTCATGGCTACTTCAACATGGCTGGCATGAAAAAGCTTTAGCAGCAGTTGAAGCTGGGCAAGGACGAAGTGAACTCCTCGATGAG GTGGGATCTAGGTATCTCGATCACTTAATTGTGGAAAGGAAATATGCTGAAGCGGCTTCCTTGTGTCCCAAATTGTTGCGTGGATCTGCTTCTGCATGGGAGAG ATGGGTTTTCCACTTTGCTCATCTCCGTCAGCTCCCGGTGCTAGTTCCGTACATACCAACAGAAAACCCAAGATTGCGTGATACAGCATATGAG GTTGCTCTTGTGGCTTTGGCAACAAATCCATCTTTTCACAAGGAGCTACTATCGACTGTGAAATCTTGGCCTTCAACTATTTATTCTGCCTTGCCTGTGATCTCAGCCATTGAACCACAACTCAATACTTCATCAATGACTGACGCTCTAAAAGAG GCTCTAGCGGAGTTGTATGTAATTGATGGGCAATATGAGAAAGCCTTTTCTCTATATGCTGAT CTTATGAAGCCtgatattttcgatttcaTCGAGAAACATGACTTGCAAGATGCCATCCGTGAGAAG GTCGTGCAATTGATGATGCTTGACCCTAAGCGTGCAGTCCCCTTGTTTATCCAAAACAGGGACTTGATTACTCCATCTGAAGTTGTTTTGCAACTTATGAGTGCTCAAGATAAGTGCGACTCGAGATATTTCTTGCATTTGTATTTACATGTACTATTTGAAGTAAACCCACATGCTGGAAGAGATTTCCAAGACATGCAG GTGGAGCTTTATGCGGACTGTGATCCAAAGAtgcttcttccttttctccgGAGCAGTCAGCACTATACACTTGAGAAG GCTTATGACATTTGCGTCAAAAGAGATCTTGTAAAGGAACAGGTTTTCATTCTTGGAAGGATGGGAAATTCAAAACAAGCCCTTGCTgtgataataaataatttgggAGACATAGAAGAG GCAGTTGAATTCGTGACAATGCAACACGATGATGACCTATGGGAAGAATTGATTAAACAATGTCTAAACAAACCCGAGATG GTTGGAATGCTGCTAGAGCACACTGTTGGGAATCTCGATCCCCTTTACATCGTAAATATGGTTCCAAATGGCCTAGAGATACCCAA GCTAAGAGATCGTCTTGTTAAAATCATCACCGACTACAGGACCGAGACATCTCTCAGACATGGATGCAATGATATTCTGAAG GCCGATTGTGTGAACCTCCTGGTTAAATACTACAAAGAGGCTAGACATGGCGTGTACTTGAGCAGCGAAGAGGGGGAAGCTCGGGCAAAGAGAGACGACCACAGGGCCTCTTCTCAGGACACCGTAAAACCATTGACACTCAAGAACAGTGAGGTCAAGTCAAGGACTCGAGGACCTGCGAGATGCTGCATCTGTTTCGATCCGTTCTCTATACAGGGCTTGTCAGTGGTAGTCTTCTTCTGCTGCCATGCATATCACGAGGCTTGCCTGTTGGATTCTTTGTATACAATTGACAGCAAGAAGGGAAGCAAAGATGGTTCTTCCCAGAGGACGATGTCAGATTACGGGTATGATGACGGTAATGATgaggaagatgaggatgaagatgAGTCTGCTACCAATCGTATGCGGTGTATTTTGTGCACCACGGCTGCTAGTTGA
- the LOC116199225 gene encoding vacuolar protein sorting-associated protein 41 homolog isoform X2, with protein sequence MQMAPLPSENGIDGDDEREDEEEEEEEEEEEEEEEEEEEEEEEEPRLKYQRMGGSIPSLLSNDAASCIAVAERMIALGTHDGTVHILDFLGNQVKEFAAHSATVNDLSFDIEGEYIGSCSDDGSVVINGLFIEERMKFDYHRPMKAIALDPEYSRKASRRFVTGGLAGHLDFNSKKWLGYRDQVLHSGEGPIHTVKWRTSLIAWANDAGVKVYDTANDQRITFIERPRGSPRPELLLPHLVWQDDTLLVIGWGTSVKIASIRTNTQNGANGTYSRIPVSSMNQVDIVASFQTSYYISGIAPFGDSLVVLAYIPGEEDGEKDFSSSLPSRQGNAQRPEVRVVTWNNDELATDALPVLGFEHYKAKDYSLAHAPFSGSSYAGGQWAAGDEPLYYIVSPKDVVIAKPRDAEDHISWLLQHGWHEKALAAVEAGQGRSELLDEVGSRYLDHLIVERKYAEAASLCPKLLRGSASAWERWVFHFAHLRQLPVLVPYIPTENPRLRDTAYEVALVALATNPSFHKELLSTVKSWPSTIYSALPVISAIEPQLNTSSMTDALKEALAELYVIDGQYEKAFSLYADLMKPDIFDFIEKHDLQDAIREKVVQLMMLDPKRAVPLFIQNRDLITPSEVVLQLMSAQDKCDSRYFLHLYLHVLFEVNPHAGRDFQDMQVELYADCDPKMLLPFLRSSQHYTLEKAYDICVKRDLVKEQVFILGRMGNSKQALAVIINNLGDIEEAVEFVTMQHDDDLWEELIKQCLNKPEMVGMLLEHTVGNLDPLYIVNMVPNGLEIPKLRDRLVKIITDYRTETSLRHGCNDILKADCVNLLVKYYKEARHGVYLSSEEGEARAKRDDHRASSQDTVKPLTLKNSEVKSRTRGPARCCICFDPFSIQGLSVVVFFCCHAYHEACLLDSLYTIDSKKGSKDGSSQRTMSDYGYDDGNDEEDEDEDESATNRMRCILCTTAAS encoded by the exons ATGCAGATGGCTCCCCTCCCGTCGGAGAACGGCATAGACGGTGACGACGAGCGGGAagacgaggaggaggaagaggaagaggaagaggaagaagaagaggaggaggaggaggaggaggaagaagaagaggagccGAGGCTCAAGTACCAGAGAATGGGAGGCAGCATACCTTCCCTGCTCTCCAACGACGCCGCCTCCTGTATTGCCGTTGCCGAGCGCATGATCGCGCTCGGCACTCACGACGGCACCGTCCACATCCTCGATTTCCTTGGCAATCAG GTGAAAGAATTTGCCGCTCATTCTGCCACTGTCAACGATCTTAGCTTCGACATAGAAGGCGAGTACATCGGGAGCTGTTCTGATGATGGGTCTGTAGTGATAAACGGCCTTTTCATTGAGGAGCGGATGAAGTTTGATTATCATCGACCTATGAAAGCTATTGCTTTGGACCCTGAATATTCCAGAAAAGCATCTCGACGATTTGTGACTGGTGGTTTGGCTGGCCATTTGGATTTTAACTCGAAGAAATGGCTAGGGTATCGGGACCAG GTTTTACATTCTGGTGAAGGTCCAATACATACGGTGAAGTGGAGGACTAGTTTAATTGCTTGGGCCAATGATGCTGGTGTCAAAGTTTATGATACGGCAAACGATCAGCGTATCACATTTATCGAAAGACCGAGAGGAAGCCCAAGGCCGGAGCTTCTCCTCCCACATTTAGTTTGGCAG GATGACACACTGTTGGTCATTGGCTGGGGTACATCTGTGAAAATTGCATCCATTAGGACCAATACACAGAATGGGGCCAATGGGACCTACAGCCGCATTCCTGTCTCCAGCATGAACCAGGTGGATATCGTGGCATCGTTTCAAACAAGCTATTACATTTCAGGAATTGCTCCCTTTGGTGACTCTTTGGTTGTTCTAGCTTACATTCCTGGTGAAGAAGATGGGGAGAAGGACTTCAGCAGTAGCCTCCCATCTAGGCAG GGAAATGCACAGAGGCCGGAGGTGCGTGTAGTAACTTGGAACAATGATGAACTTGCTACAGATGCGCTTCCTgtgcttggttttgagcatTACAAGGCAAAGGATTATTCGCTTGCTCATGCTCCTTTTTCAG GTAGCAGTTATGCTGGGGGCCAGTGGGCTGCTGGTGATGAGCCACTGTACTATATTGTATCTCCCAAAGATGTAGTTATTGCAAAACCAAG GGATGCTGAAGATCATATCTCATGGCTACTTCAACATGGCTGGCATGAAAAAGCTTTAGCAGCAGTTGAAGCTGGGCAAGGACGAAGTGAACTCCTCGATGAG GTGGGATCTAGGTATCTCGATCACTTAATTGTGGAAAGGAAATATGCTGAAGCGGCTTCCTTGTGTCCCAAATTGTTGCGTGGATCTGCTTCTGCATGGGAGAG ATGGGTTTTCCACTTTGCTCATCTCCGTCAGCTCCCGGTGCTAGTTCCGTACATACCAACAGAAAACCCAAGATTGCGTGATACAGCATATGAG GTTGCTCTTGTGGCTTTGGCAACAAATCCATCTTTTCACAAGGAGCTACTATCGACTGTGAAATCTTGGCCTTCAACTATTTATTCTGCCTTGCCTGTGATCTCAGCCATTGAACCACAACTCAATACTTCATCAATGACTGACGCTCTAAAAGAG GCTCTAGCGGAGTTGTATGTAATTGATGGGCAATATGAGAAAGCCTTTTCTCTATATGCTGAT CTTATGAAGCCtgatattttcgatttcaTCGAGAAACATGACTTGCAAGATGCCATCCGTGAGAAG GTCGTGCAATTGATGATGCTTGACCCTAAGCGTGCAGTCCCCTTGTTTATCCAAAACAGGGACTTGATTACTCCATCTGAAGTTGTTTTGCAACTTATGAGTGCTCAAGATAAGTGCGACTCGAGATATTTCTTGCATTTGTATTTACATGTACTATTTGAAGTAAACCCACATGCTGGAAGAGATTTCCAAGACATGCAG GTGGAGCTTTATGCGGACTGTGATCCAAAGAtgcttcttccttttctccgGAGCAGTCAGCACTATACACTTGAGAAG GCTTATGACATTTGCGTCAAAAGAGATCTTGTAAAGGAACAGGTTTTCATTCTTGGAAGGATGGGAAATTCAAAACAAGCCCTTGCTgtgataataaataatttgggAGACATAGAAGAG GCAGTTGAATTCGTGACAATGCAACACGATGATGACCTATGGGAAGAATTGATTAAACAATGTCTAAACAAACCCGAGATG GTTGGAATGCTGCTAGAGCACACTGTTGGGAATCTCGATCCCCTTTACATCGTAAATATGGTTCCAAATGGCCTAGAGATACCCAA GCTAAGAGATCGTCTTGTTAAAATCATCACCGACTACAGGACCGAGACATCTCTCAGACATGGATGCAATGATATTCTGAAG GCCGATTGTGTGAACCTCCTGGTTAAATACTACAAAGAGGCTAGACATGGCGTGTACTTGAGCAGCGAAGAGGGGGAAGCTCGGGCAAAGAGAGACGACCACAGGGCCTCTTCTCAGGACACCGTAAAACCATTGACACTCAAGAACAGTGAGGTCAAGTCAAGGACTCGAGGACCTGCGAGATGCTGCATCTGTTTCGATCCGTTCTCTATACAGGGCTTGTCAGTGGTAGTCTTCTTCTGCTGCCATGCATATCACGAGGCTTGCCTGTTGGATTCTTTGTATACAATTGACAGCAAGAAGGGAAGCAAAGATGGTTCTTCCCAGAGGACGATGTCAGATTACGGGTATGATGACGGTAATGATgaggaagatgaggatgaagatgAGTCTGCTACCAATCGTATGCGGTGTATTTTGTGCACCACGGCTGCTAGTTGA
- the LOC116199226 gene encoding uncharacterized protein LOC116199226 isoform X3, translating into MNRGYFADISEFKLHGGKVAAANKIIIPAMAAKKFPDIEVTRYDRGSFKLPISCKGNMADANTPTVPKVSLVCLSFRANSQPMVDSWTVPFANAFNDPENVHLYEVSLIDQWLLCLRPIKWLLLRVVRKTKHDGGKDALERQIVYSFGDHYYFRKELKILNLLTAYIYLLDKFGRIRWQGFGFASKEELSSLLSCASLLLKEQ; encoded by the exons ATGAACAGAGGTTACTTTGCCGATATCTCGGAGTTCAAGCTACATGGTGGTAAG GTTGCAGCTGcgaacaaaattattattccGGCTATGGCAGCTAAGAAATTTCCTGATATAGAAGTCACCCGGTATGATAGAGGGAGCTTCAAGTTGCCTATAAGCTGCAAAGGGAATATGGCTGATGCCAACACGCCAACTGTCCCCAAAGTGTCTTTGGTCTGTTTATCATTCCGGGCGAACTCTCAG CCAATGGTTGATTCGTGGACTGTACCTTTCGCGAATGCTTTTAATGACCCAGAAAACGTACATCTTTATGAG GTGTCACTCATCGACCAGTGGTTATTATGTCTGAGACCAATTAAGTGGCTGCTTCTTCGGGTTGTGAGAAAAACAAAGCACGATGGAGGAAAAGATGCACTCGAGAGGCAGATTGTCTATTCTTTTGGTGACCACTACTACTTCAGAAAAGAGCTCAAGATTCTGAACCTTCTGACAGC GTATATATACCTGCTTGATAAATTCGGCAGAATCCGATGGCAAGGCTTTGGATTCGCATCAAAGGAGGAGTTATCGTCCCTTCTTTCTTGTGCATCCCTTCTTTTGAAAGAACAATGA
- the LOC116199226 gene encoding uncharacterized protein LOC116199226 isoform X1 — MQNTPTFRGGRVIWVGSILPMTSCRVDDSSANDSRAVCLPELKPQARVLLSLLSSPPLVLAAVAVDTEVDREGEMLRLNRLVQRSCSSTRASILTSHLSVYEEEKLTPLPSRHSAQRTSNRFLDIHQLFNKEAIEKERARLKDEMNRGYFADISEFKLHGGKVAAANKIIIPAMAAKKFPDIEVTRYDRGSFKLPISCKGNMADANTPTVPKVSLVCLSFRANSQPMVDSWTVPFANAFNDPENVHLYEVSLIDQWLLCLRPIKWLLLRVVRKTKHDGGKDALERQIVYSFGDHYYFRKELKILNLLTAYIYLLDKFGRIRWQGFGFASKEELSSLLSCASLLLKEQ; from the exons ATGCAAAATACGCCAACCTTCCGGGGCGGGCGTGTTATATGGGTCGGGTCCATCTTACCAATGACTTCGTGTCGGGTCGACGATTCTTCTGCGAACGACAGCCGTGCTGTTTGTTTACCGGAGCTCAAGCCACAAGCTCGCGTCCTCCTCAGCCTTCTCTCGTCGCCGCCGTTGGTTCTTGCGGCGGTTGCAGTCGACACCGAAG TTGacagagagggagagatgTTGAGGTTGAACCGGTTGGTGCAGCGGAGCTGTTCGAGCACCAGAGCTTCGATCCTCACCAGCCACCTGTCGGTTTACGAAGAAGAGAAGCTCACTCCTCTTCCGTCCCGGCATTCTGCTCAAAGGACATCAAATCGTTTCTTGGACATCCACCAG CTTTTTAACAAAGAAGCGATCGAGAAAGAACGAGCTCGACT TAAAGATGAGATGAACAGAGGTTACTTTGCCGATATCTCGGAGTTCAAGCTACATGGTGGTAAG GTTGCAGCTGcgaacaaaattattattccGGCTATGGCAGCTAAGAAATTTCCTGATATAGAAGTCACCCGGTATGATAGAGGGAGCTTCAAGTTGCCTATAAGCTGCAAAGGGAATATGGCTGATGCCAACACGCCAACTGTCCCCAAAGTGTCTTTGGTCTGTTTATCATTCCGGGCGAACTCTCAG CCAATGGTTGATTCGTGGACTGTACCTTTCGCGAATGCTTTTAATGACCCAGAAAACGTACATCTTTATGAG GTGTCACTCATCGACCAGTGGTTATTATGTCTGAGACCAATTAAGTGGCTGCTTCTTCGGGTTGTGAGAAAAACAAAGCACGATGGAGGAAAAGATGCACTCGAGAGGCAGATTGTCTATTCTTTTGGTGACCACTACTACTTCAGAAAAGAGCTCAAGATTCTGAACCTTCTGACAGC GTATATATACCTGCTTGATAAATTCGGCAGAATCCGATGGCAAGGCTTTGGATTCGCATCAAAGGAGGAGTTATCGTCCCTTCTTTCTTGTGCATCCCTTCTTTTGAAAGAACAATGA
- the LOC116199227 gene encoding lipase-like PAD4 encodes MVPLDVASNGLFSALKSPVEEEEEEEEEEEEQPVMVHAGFLQLFLDFYGNCNFQDQMTLLERSNCKSIVITGHSIGAAAAALTSLWLLCRSSSSIPLLCITFGSPLLGNSALSKAILRERWVGSFCHVVSKHDIIPRLLFAPPSAHILSLLHLCHFGTNSIPEEALFSYVLSCAGKAAKEVEGLSESDGLCFTPLGTYVFCSEEGGICLDNGASVVKMMHLLFSRSCPRQSTEDHFKYSEYIGKLLLQFLKRRELQGEEGGLGLNGSTYDAGVSLALQSSGIDRQEMVLGSARDCLEMARQNGSTRNLNSAHLAVRLSKITPNRAQIEWYKALCDGSEEQLGYYDTFRQMRTAKREHAVNMSRVVLATFWNGMVGMWERNELPFDFHRRSKWINASQFYKLLVEPLDIADYYRMEKHREKGHYIENGRERRYRVFDRWWRERSKGKKSSSKRNNFAGLTQDSCFWARVEEVKESVEMAKTETEPMKLGAVLERISKFEKYAGELIESKEVSRDVLAANSSYSKWLQEWTALKPRFQQLINNSKS; translated from the exons ATGGTCCCGCTGGATGTGGCCAGCAACGGGCTGTTCTCGGCTCTGAAGAGCCcagtggaggaggaggaggaggaggaggaggaggaggaggagcagcCGGTGATGGTGCACGCCGGATTTCTGCAGCTGTTTCTGGATTTCTATGGGAACTGCAACTTCCAAGACCAG ATGACGTTGCTAGAGAGGAGCAATTGCAAGTCAATAGTGATCACTGGCCACTCCATCGGAGCCGCGGCCGCAGCACTCACCTCTCTTTGGCTCCTCTGccgctcctcctcctccatccCGCTTCTCTGTATCACCTTCGGCTCGCCCCTCCTCGGCAACTCTGCCCTCTCGAAGGCCATACTCCGGGAACGGTGGGTTGGGAGTTTCTGCCACGTGGTCTCCAAGCACGACATTATCCCCCGCCTCCTCTTCGCCCCTCCCTCGGCCCACATCCTCTCCCTACTACACCTATGCCACTTCGGAACAAACAGCATTCCCGAAGAAGCGCTGTTTAGTTACGTGCTGTCGTGTGCTGGGAAGGCGGCGAAGGAAGTGGAAGGGTTGTCGGAGAGTGACGGGTTGTGCTTCACGCCGCTGGGAACCTATGTGTTCTGCTCCGAGGAGGGGGGGATTTGTCTGGACAATGGCGCTTCAGTCGTCAAGATGATGCACCTGCTGTTCTCGAGGAGTTGCCCTAGACAGAGCACCGAGGATCACTTTAAGTACAGCGAGTACATCGGGAAACTGCTTCTTCAGTTCTTGAAGAGGAGGGAACTGCAGGGAGAGGAAGGGGGACTGGGGTTGAACGGATCGACCTACGATGCTGGAGTTTCATTGGCATTGCAGTCGTCCGGAATAGACAGACAG GAGATGGTCTTAGGATCGGCAAGAGACTGCTTGGAAATGGCGAGGCAGAATGGAAGCACGCGGAACCTGAACAGCGCTCACTTAGCAGTCCGGCTGTCCAAGATCACGCCCAACAGGGCCCAGATTGAGTGGTACAAAGCACTATGCGACGGGTCTGAGGAGCAGCTTGGGTACTATGACACGTTCAGGCAGATGCGGACCGCCAAGCGGGAGCACGCCGTGAACATGAGCAGGGTCGTCCTCGCGACCTTCTGGAATGGGATGGTCGGAATGTGGGAGAGGAACGAGCTGCCTTTCGACTTCCACCGGAGGTCGAAGTGGATCAATGCATCTCAATTCTACAAGCTACTTGTGGAGCCCCTGGACATAGCCGATTACTACCGAATGGAGAAGCACCGGGAGAAGGGGCACTACATCGAGAATGGAAGGGAGAGGAGGTATCGGGTTTTCGACCGGTGGTGGAGGGAAAGAAGTAAAGGAAAGAAGAGTAGTAGCAAGAGGAACAACTTTGCGGGCTTGACTCAGGACTCTTGCTTCTGGGCGAGGGTCGAGGAAGTGAAGGAGTCAGTCGAGATGGCTAAGACGGAGACCGAGCCAATGAAGCTAGGGGCAGTCTTGGAGAGGATAAGCAAGTTCGAGAAGTACGCAGGGGAATTAATTGAGAGCAAGGAGGTGTCCAGGGATGTTCTAGCTGCAAACTCGAGCTACAGCAAGTGGCTCCAAGAGTGGACAGCATTGAAGCCGAGGTTTCAGCAACTGATCAATAATAGCAAGTCCTAG
- the LOC116199226 gene encoding uncharacterized protein LOC116199226 isoform X2 yields MQNTPTFRGGRVIWVGSILPMTSCRVDDSSANDSRAVCLPELKPQARVLLSLLSSPPLVLAAVAVDTEVDREGEMLRLNRLVQRSCSSTRASILTSHLSVYEEEKLTPLPSRHSAQRTSNRFLDIHQLFNKEAIEKERARLKDEMNRGYFADISEFKLHGGKVAAANKIIIPAMAAKKFPDIEVTRYDRGSFKLPISCKGNMADANTPTVPKVSLVCLSFRANSQPMVDSWTVPFANAFNDPENVHLYEVSLIDQWLLCLRPIKWLLLRVVRKTKHDGGKDALERQIVYSFGDHYYFRKELKILNLLTAIRWQGFGFASKEELSSLLSCASLLLKEQ; encoded by the exons ATGCAAAATACGCCAACCTTCCGGGGCGGGCGTGTTATATGGGTCGGGTCCATCTTACCAATGACTTCGTGTCGGGTCGACGATTCTTCTGCGAACGACAGCCGTGCTGTTTGTTTACCGGAGCTCAAGCCACAAGCTCGCGTCCTCCTCAGCCTTCTCTCGTCGCCGCCGTTGGTTCTTGCGGCGGTTGCAGTCGACACCGAAG TTGacagagagggagagatgTTGAGGTTGAACCGGTTGGTGCAGCGGAGCTGTTCGAGCACCAGAGCTTCGATCCTCACCAGCCACCTGTCGGTTTACGAAGAAGAGAAGCTCACTCCTCTTCCGTCCCGGCATTCTGCTCAAAGGACATCAAATCGTTTCTTGGACATCCACCAG CTTTTTAACAAAGAAGCGATCGAGAAAGAACGAGCTCGACT TAAAGATGAGATGAACAGAGGTTACTTTGCCGATATCTCGGAGTTCAAGCTACATGGTGGTAAG GTTGCAGCTGcgaacaaaattattattccGGCTATGGCAGCTAAGAAATTTCCTGATATAGAAGTCACCCGGTATGATAGAGGGAGCTTCAAGTTGCCTATAAGCTGCAAAGGGAATATGGCTGATGCCAACACGCCAACTGTCCCCAAAGTGTCTTTGGTCTGTTTATCATTCCGGGCGAACTCTCAG CCAATGGTTGATTCGTGGACTGTACCTTTCGCGAATGCTTTTAATGACCCAGAAAACGTACATCTTTATGAG GTGTCACTCATCGACCAGTGGTTATTATGTCTGAGACCAATTAAGTGGCTGCTTCTTCGGGTTGTGAGAAAAACAAAGCACGATGGAGGAAAAGATGCACTCGAGAGGCAGATTGTCTATTCTTTTGGTGACCACTACTACTTCAGAAAAGAGCTCAAGATTCTGAACCTTCTGACAGC AATCCGATGGCAAGGCTTTGGATTCGCATCAAAGGAGGAGTTATCGTCCCTTCTTTCTTGTGCATCCCTTCTTTTGAAAGAACAATGA